One genomic region from Halococcus qingdaonensis encodes:
- a CDS encoding glycoside hydrolase family 15 protein encodes MSDYKPLSDYGIIGNLETCALVGRDGAIDWCCLPRLNSSSVFAALLDDEIGGRFAIHPTGEYEAEQQYMERTNVLQTTFYTESGTARVTDFMPLSPDNEGNQPKVRGIYRNVSCTEGDVDLAVEFDPRFDYARADSRVESISDGVVATGDARRLTLSSPLDLDCDDSAADGTLSLSEYDNEWFVLGYGTRAPTDDDSCEHLLDNTVEFWRDWAHTCPDGEDCPFANYGHDMVVRSDLTLKLLTYQGTGGITAAPTTSLPEVVGGVRNWDYRYNWIRDGAFTVRAFGNLGDTQEAVNYLDDFLELGQSVDPADLQPIYGLQHGSTYEEQELDHLEGYRNSAPVRIGNGAADQLQLGIYGELVLAINQLSWSDRSIAGDDWEAVREIVDYVCEVWERPDAGIWEMRSGPKQFVHSKAMCWVAVDRGIRMAENDGHDAPLDEWRDERSRIKETVLERGFDNEQNSFTQAFDDDQLDASLLLLPLSGFLPFDDPRIQGTIESVIDRLATDDGLVYRYEHDEMPGDEGTFVLCSFWLVDCLARMGRVDRAREIFETIEGHFSPLGLVSEEIDPETGDLLGNYPQAFSHIGFVNSALFLHEAETDTEIQPFGHRSV; translated from the coding sequence ATGAGCGACTACAAACCGCTGTCGGATTACGGCATCATCGGCAACCTGGAGACCTGTGCACTCGTCGGCCGCGACGGCGCGATCGACTGGTGTTGTCTCCCCCGACTCAACTCCTCGAGCGTTTTCGCGGCCCTCCTCGACGACGAGATCGGCGGCCGGTTCGCCATCCACCCGACGGGCGAGTACGAGGCCGAACAGCAGTACATGGAGCGGACGAACGTGCTCCAGACGACCTTCTACACGGAGTCGGGCACCGCGCGCGTCACGGACTTCATGCCGCTGTCGCCCGACAACGAGGGCAACCAGCCGAAGGTGCGCGGCATCTACCGAAACGTGAGCTGCACCGAGGGCGACGTCGATCTCGCCGTCGAGTTCGACCCCCGTTTCGACTACGCCCGCGCCGACTCGCGCGTCGAATCGATCAGCGACGGCGTCGTCGCGACGGGCGACGCCAGGCGACTCACGCTGTCGAGCCCACTCGATCTCGACTGCGACGATAGTGCGGCCGACGGCACGCTCTCCCTCTCCGAGTACGACAACGAGTGGTTCGTCCTCGGATACGGGACGCGCGCGCCGACCGACGACGACTCGTGTGAGCACTTGCTCGACAACACGGTCGAATTCTGGCGCGACTGGGCACACACCTGTCCCGATGGGGAGGACTGTCCCTTCGCCAACTACGGCCACGATATGGTCGTGCGCTCCGATCTGACGCTCAAACTGCTCACCTACCAGGGCACCGGCGGGATCACCGCCGCACCGACGACGTCGCTGCCGGAGGTCGTCGGCGGGGTGCGCAACTGGGACTACCGCTACAACTGGATCCGCGACGGGGCGTTCACCGTGCGCGCGTTCGGCAACCTCGGCGACACCCAGGAGGCGGTGAACTATCTCGACGACTTCCTCGAACTCGGCCAGTCGGTCGACCCGGCCGATCTCCAGCCGATCTACGGCCTCCAGCACGGCTCGACCTATGAGGAACAGGAGCTCGACCATCTGGAGGGGTATCGCAACTCCGCACCCGTCCGCATCGGCAACGGCGCGGCCGATCAGCTCCAGCTCGGCATCTACGGCGAGCTCGTGCTGGCGATCAACCAGCTCTCCTGGTCGGATCGCTCGATCGCCGGTGACGACTGGGAGGCCGTCCGCGAGATCGTCGACTACGTCTGCGAGGTCTGGGAGCGCCCCGACGCCGGCATCTGGGAGATGCGTAGCGGCCCGAAACAGTTCGTCCACTCGAAGGCGATGTGCTGGGTCGCCGTCGATCGCGGCATCCGAATGGCCGAGAACGACGGCCACGACGCCCCGCTCGACGAGTGGCGCGACGAACGCAGCCGCATCAAAGAGACCGTCCTCGAGCGCGGGTTCGACAACGAACAGAACAGTTTCACCCAGGCGTTCGACGACGACCAGCTCGACGCCAGCCTGCTCCTGCTTCCGCTGTCGGGCTTCCTCCCGTTCGACGATCCGCGTATCCAGGGGACGATCGAGTCCGTCATCGACCGCCTGGCGACCGACGACGGGCTCGTCTATCGCTACGAACACGACGAGATGCCGGGTGACGAGGGGACGTTCGTGCTCTGTTCGTTCTGGCTCGTCGACTGCCTCGCGCGCATGGGCCGCGTCGATCGTGCCCGCGAGATCTTCGAGACGATCGAGGGCCACTTCAGCCCGCTCGGCCTCGTCTCGGAGGAGATCGATCCCGAAACGGGCGATCTGCTCGGCAACTACCCGCAGGCGTTCAGCCACATCGGCTTCGTCAACAGCGCGCTGTTCCTCCACGAGGCCGAGACCGACACCGAGATCCAGCCGTTCGGCCACCGCTCGGTCTGA
- a CDS encoding nucleoside deaminase, with translation MSTDDDHEAYMERAFELAREAGERGDGPYGSLLVLDGEIVMEANNHENTDDDIAAHPELALARRGASELTPEECDRTVMYTSTEPCPMCSGGMAIAGLGGVVYSVAAARAAEEFDGDAAMIPCGEVFESFDHDAEVVRGVREDEGLDIHREYRSV, from the coding sequence ATGTCGACGGACGACGACCACGAGGCGTACATGGAACGGGCGTTCGAACTCGCGCGCGAGGCCGGCGAGCGCGGCGACGGCCCCTACGGCTCGCTGCTCGTTCTCGACGGCGAGATCGTCATGGAGGCGAACAACCACGAGAACACCGACGACGACATCGCCGCCCACCCGGAGCTCGCGCTTGCCCGACGCGGCGCGAGCGAGCTCACGCCCGAGGAGTGCGATCGCACGGTCATGTACACGAGCACCGAGCCCTGTCCGATGTGTTCCGGCGGGATGGCGATCGCCGGTCTCGGCGGCGTCGTCTACAGCGTCGCCGCGGCCCGCGCCGCCGAGGAGTTCGACGGCGACGCGGCGATGATCCCCTGTGGTGAGGTTTTCGAGAGCTTCGACCACGACGCCGAGGTCGTCCGCGGCGTCCGCGAGGACGAGGGACTCGACATCCATCGCGAGTACCGGTCGGTCTGA
- a CDS encoding PaaI family thioesterase, giving the protein MDSEDFFGEMPFTDLLGIEVTEANDGHAEGHVEMREELSWNTNRTMAHGGVTFTLADTVGGAALVSLLDQPVPTIDMRIDYLEAGTGDLTATADVVREGGAIGVVDVEVHTDDGTPIADVRGVYKTD; this is encoded by the coding sequence ATGGACAGCGAGGACTTCTTCGGTGAAATGCCGTTCACGGACCTCCTCGGCATCGAAGTGACCGAGGCCAACGACGGCCACGCCGAGGGCCACGTCGAGATGCGCGAGGAGTTGTCTTGGAACACGAACCGAACGATGGCCCACGGCGGTGTGACGTTCACGCTCGCCGATACGGTCGGCGGCGCGGCGCTGGTCTCGCTGCTCGATCAACCCGTGCCGACGATCGACATGCGCATCGACTACCTCGAAGCGGGCACCGGCGATCTCACCGCCACCGCCGACGTCGTGCGCGAGGGCGGGGCCATCGGCGTCGTCGACGTCGAGGTCCACACCGACGACGGAACGCCGATCGCCGACGTACGTGGCGTCTACAAGACCGACTGA
- a CDS encoding PaaI family thioesterase — MDDIHERIANDPYCSHLGITLETLAAGRAVTALELDEALCNFHGTPHGGAIYSLADAAFAAASNAEGRTALALETNISYLAPPTVGETITAVAEESHDGGRTAEYDVRVSDAHDDPIATFRGRVYRPD, encoded by the coding sequence ATGGACGACATCCACGAACGGATCGCGAACGATCCGTACTGTTCCCACCTCGGCATCACCCTCGAAACGCTCGCTGCAGGTCGGGCTGTCACCGCGCTCGAACTCGACGAGGCGCTGTGCAATTTCCATGGGACGCCACACGGCGGGGCGATCTACTCGCTCGCGGACGCGGCCTTCGCCGCCGCCTCGAACGCAGAGGGGCGGACCGCGCTCGCGCTCGAAACCAACATCTCCTATCTCGCGCCGCCGACAGTCGGCGAGACGATCACGGCCGTCGCCGAGGAGAGCCACGACGGCGGGCGCACGGCCGAATACGACGTGCGCGTCAGCGACGCACACGACGACCCGATCGCGACGTTCCGCGGACGCGTCTATCGCCCGGACTGA
- a CDS encoding dicarboxylate/amino acid:cation symporter, with translation MSALGSTVVSVWNRYRSVPIVYRLAAAFVLGVIVAFTVGPPASALAPIGDLFLRLLGMIVVPIVAFSLLSGVRRLSPARMGRVGGIVVGLYAVTTTIAGIIGLAVANLLDPGTGVMLTGGGSDSAQPPGLREVVLGIVPENPISALASGDLLAIIFFIIVFAIALALVRDRTDDETVREGVETFFSLAEAGMEAMFTIVWGVMEFGVLGVFALVAAELAGKDVGAIVALGSLVAVVTLAIAIHIAFTYLLVIVSGLVGRSPSSFLQGARNAMVTAFTIRSSSATLPVTMSDAEENLKIDESIYGFSLPLGSTANMDGAAIRQAVTVVFAANVVGQSLGLGEQVAILLVTVLISIGTAGVPGAGLIMLTVVLQQAGLPLTIVGFVAAVDPVLGRVATLNNVTGDLAVSTLAAKWNDAIDLDDGVWASDDSAPSGAPAVDD, from the coding sequence ATGTCGGCTCTTGGCAGTACGGTCGTCAGCGTGTGGAATCGGTATCGCTCCGTCCCGATCGTCTATCGCCTCGCCGCCGCGTTCGTTCTTGGGGTCATCGTCGCGTTCACCGTCGGCCCGCCGGCGTCGGCGCTCGCGCCGATCGGCGATCTCTTCTTGCGGCTGCTCGGGATGATCGTCGTCCCGATCGTCGCCTTCAGCCTGTTATCGGGCGTGCGGCGGCTCTCGCCGGCCAGGATGGGTCGCGTCGGCGGGATCGTCGTCGGGCTCTACGCGGTAACGACGACGATCGCCGGGATCATCGGGCTAGCCGTAGCGAACCTGCTCGATCCGGGAACCGGCGTGATGCTCACGGGTGGCGGCAGCGACTCCGCACAGCCGCCGGGCCTGCGCGAAGTCGTTCTCGGGATCGTCCCGGAAAACCCGATCAGCGCGCTGGCCAGCGGCGATCTGCTGGCGATCATCTTCTTCATCATCGTCTTCGCCATCGCGTTGGCGCTCGTCCGCGATCGCACCGACGACGAGACGGTGCGCGAGGGTGTCGAGACGTTCTTCTCGCTGGCCGAGGCCGGCATGGAGGCGATGTTCACGATCGTCTGGGGTGTCATGGAGTTCGGCGTGCTCGGCGTGTTCGCGCTCGTCGCGGCCGAGCTCGCCGGCAAGGATGTCGGCGCGATCGTCGCACTCGGCTCGCTGGTCGCCGTCGTCACGCTCGCGATCGCCATCCACATCGCCTTCACCTATCTGCTCGTCATCGTCTCCGGACTCGTCGGCAGATCCCCGAGCTCGTTCCTCCAGGGCGCGCGCAACGCGATGGTGACGGCGTTTACCATCCGTTCGTCGAGCGCGACGCTGCCGGTGACGATGAGCGACGCCGAGGAGAACCTCAAGATCGACGAGAGCATCTACGGCTTCTCGCTCCCGCTGGGATCGACCGCCAACATGGATGGCGCGGCGATCCGCCAGGCCGTGACTGTGGTGTTCGCCGCGAACGTCGTCGGCCAGTCGCTCGGCCTCGGCGAACAGGTCGCCATCCTCCTCGTGACCGTGCTGATCAGTATCGGCACCGCCGGCGTCCCCGGTGCGGGGCTAATCATGCTCACCGTCGTGCTCCAGCAGGCCGGACTGCCACTCACCATCGTCGGCTTCGTCGCGGCCGTCGATCCGGTGCTCGGGCGCGTGGCGACCCTCAACAACGTCACCGGCGATCTCGCGGTCTCGACGCTCGCAGCGAAATGGAACGACGCGATCGATCTCGACGACGGTGTCTGGGCGAGCGACGACAGCGCCCCATCGGGTGCGCCCGCCGTCGACGACTGA
- a CDS encoding NAD(P)/FAD-dependent oxidoreductase, giving the protein MTERIVVLGAGYGGSAAVRSLEDELDDENELVWIAEEDYHLLLHEVHRCIRTPDARESVTIPVGEIKDDDTRFVQATVTGIDVDDRTVELTDREDIDYDYTVVGLGSRTAFHGIDGLEGHALTVKSLGDALAINEHLVDATREASRSDPARVVVGGGGLTGIQVAGEVASWIDEHDAAMDVHLVEHSADVFPGHDHEFQGAIRNQLEAHDVEIDTRTAITAVEDDRIAFDERDPMEYDVLIWAGGVTGRDALETTDVDKDHNRLYTDATLETSDDRVFALGDSALVHQDAEGGPLTEEAVWETIVDDDLADVPPPTAEAAWEEGEHIGENVARAVAGRDRGHWAYMNKGTVVSIGDAAVAHDVIGIPINTFGGLGARIVKKAISARWIESITSVQRAARSWSDM; this is encoded by the coding sequence ATGACCGAGCGCATCGTCGTTCTTGGCGCAGGCTACGGCGGCTCCGCCGCCGTTCGTAGCCTCGAAGACGAACTCGACGACGAGAACGAACTGGTCTGGATCGCCGAGGAGGACTACCATCTCCTGCTCCACGAGGTCCACCGGTGTATCCGGACGCCCGACGCTCGCGAATCGGTCACGATCCCGGTCGGCGAGATCAAGGACGACGACACCCGGTTCGTGCAGGCGACCGTGACCGGCATCGACGTCGACGATCGGACTGTCGAACTCACCGATCGCGAGGATATCGACTACGACTACACCGTCGTCGGGCTCGGGAGTCGAACCGCTTTCCACGGCATCGACGGGCTCGAAGGACACGCGCTCACGGTCAAGAGTCTCGGCGACGCGCTGGCGATCAACGAGCATCTCGTCGACGCCACGCGCGAGGCCTCGCGGAGCGATCCCGCACGGGTCGTCGTCGGCGGTGGGGGTCTCACGGGTATTCAGGTCGCTGGCGAGGTGGCATCGTGGATCGACGAGCACGACGCAGCGATGGACGTCCATCTCGTCGAACACTCGGCGGACGTCTTCCCCGGCCACGATCACGAGTTTCAGGGAGCGATCCGAAATCAGCTCGAAGCCCACGACGTCGAGATCGACACCCGGACCGCGATAACGGCCGTCGAGGACGATCGGATCGCCTTCGACGAGCGCGATCCGATGGAGTACGACGTGCTGATCTGGGCCGGCGGTGTCACTGGCCGGGATGCGCTCGAAACGACCGACGTCGACAAGGATCACAACCGACTCTACACCGACGCGACCCTCGAAACGAGCGACGATCGCGTGTTCGCGCTCGGCGACTCGGCGCTGGTCCATCAGGACGCCGAGGGGGGACCGCTCACCGAGGAGGCCGTCTGGGAGACGATCGTCGACGACGACCTCGCGGACGTGCCGCCGCCGACCGCCGAGGCCGCCTGGGAGGAGGGCGAACACATCGGCGAGAACGTCGCGCGCGCCGTCGCGGGCCGCGATCGCGGGCACTGGGCGTACATGAACAAGGGTACGGTCGTCTCGATCGGCGATGCGGCCGTCGCCCACGACGTCATCGGTATCCCGATCAACACCTTCGGCGGACTCGGCGCGCGCATCGTCAAGAAGGCGATCTCGGCGCGCTGGATCGAGTCGATCACGTCGGTGCAGCGCGCGGCACGCTCCTGGAGCGACATGTAA
- a CDS encoding long-chain fatty acid--CoA ligase, with protein MDVQLTLGELLDRAVRLFPDREIVTKQPDGDRHRYTYGEAGARINQLAHALDELGVESGERVATVALNHYRHFELYFAPPCSGRSIHMCNMRLPDEHFQYIINDAADRVVFVDPAFIEKIEANADAFETVEQYVVLADDVPETSLSPVVAYEDLIESQPTAYDWPAIDEDDECGTCYTSGTTGKPKGVSYSHRGVYLHSMMSGHTDTNGISQRDTVLPVVPMFHANGWGVPYAATFVGAKQVLPGVHTDPGPVAELIDDEGVTMSAAVPTIWLEMAEYLDDNSGVDISNIDRLTVGGAAPPESLIRRYDEEYDAPIIQGWGMTETSPLGTMSTLRKELEDRDPEERYAYRAKAGIPVPGFRTRIIDDDDEEVPADDETMGELTVRAPWVADTYHDRPAANRESFTEDGWLCTGDIATHDEQGYIDIVDRTKDVIKSGGEWISSVELENELMAHDAVTEATVIAVAHEKWQERPLACVVTGEHEVTANELRDHLGERFPDWWLPDEFEFLDEIPRTSTGKFDKMALRERLDDATVDTEP; from the coding sequence ATGGACGTTCAGCTCACGCTCGGCGAACTGCTGGACCGCGCCGTACGTCTCTTTCCCGACCGGGAGATAGTTACCAAGCAGCCGGATGGAGACCGTCACCGCTACACGTACGGCGAGGCGGGAGCGCGAATCAATCAGCTCGCACATGCGCTCGACGAACTCGGAGTGGAGTCGGGTGAGCGAGTTGCGACGGTGGCACTCAACCACTACCGCCACTTCGAGTTGTACTTCGCACCACCGTGCTCGGGGCGGTCGATTCACATGTGCAACATGCGTCTGCCCGACGAGCATTTCCAGTATATCATCAACGACGCCGCCGACCGCGTCGTCTTCGTCGATCCGGCGTTCATCGAGAAGATCGAGGCAAACGCCGATGCCTTCGAGACCGTCGAACAATACGTCGTTCTCGCTGACGACGTCCCGGAGACGTCGCTCTCACCGGTCGTGGCCTACGAGGACCTCATCGAGAGCCAGCCCACGGCGTACGACTGGCCCGCCATCGACGAAGACGACGAGTGTGGAACGTGCTACACCTCCGGAACCACGGGCAAACCGAAAGGTGTCAGCTACTCTCATCGAGGGGTCTATCTCCACAGCATGATGTCCGGTCACACCGACACCAATGGCATCAGCCAGCGCGATACCGTTCTCCCCGTAGTGCCGATGTTCCACGCCAACGGCTGGGGAGTACCCTACGCTGCGACGTTCGTCGGCGCGAAGCAGGTGCTTCCCGGTGTTCACACCGACCCCGGCCCGGTCGCAGAGCTCATCGACGACGAGGGTGTCACGATGTCCGCCGCCGTCCCGACCATCTGGCTCGAGATGGCCGAGTATCTGGACGACAACTCCGGCGTGGACATCTCGAACATCGACCGACTCACCGTCGGCGGGGCTGCCCCACCCGAATCACTGATTCGCCGTTACGACGAGGAGTACGACGCCCCGATCATACAGGGGTGGGGAATGACCGAAACCAGTCCGCTGGGAACGATGAGCACGCTCCGCAAAGAACTAGAAGATCGCGATCCCGAGGAACGGTATGCCTATCGGGCGAAAGCCGGCATACCTGTCCCCGGATTCCGGACGCGCATCATCGACGACGATGACGAAGAAGTCCCGGCAGACGACGAAACGATGGGCGAGTTAACGGTGCGAGCGCCATGGGTTGCCGACACCTATCATGATCGCCCGGCGGCGAACCGCGAGTCGTTCACCGAGGACGGATGGCTCTGCACCGGCGACATCGCCACCCACGACGAGCAGGGCTATATCGACATCGTGGACCGAACGAAGGACGTCATCAAATCGGGCGGCGAGTGGATCTCCAGTGTGGAGCTCGAAAACGAACTGATGGCCCACGACGCCGTCACGGAGGCGACGGTCATCGCTGTTGCCCACGAGAAATGGCAAGAACGACCGTTGGCGTGTGTCGTCACCGGCGAGCACGAGGTGACCGCCAACGAACTCCGTGACCACCTCGGCGAGCGGTTCCCCGACTGGTGGCTCCCCGATGAGTTCGAGTTTCTCGATGAAATCCCGCGCACTTCGACCGGAAAGTTCGACAAAATGGCGCTGCGCGAGCGACTCGACGACGCGACCGTCGACACCGAACCCTGA
- a CDS encoding WD40/YVTN/BNR-like repeat-containing protein, whose product MALLIGTDDGVVRSAAGTLDETERVLGADDALRVRIFDGIAFAATRSGLYRSTDGDSWTDLGVPREEVFSVVTSPDSERLYAGTHPAHLYVSTDDGATWRELDGFLELPSRDEWHTPRHRNEAHLRSLGVHPDAPDRLVAGVEVGGVHVSEDRGETWTERRDGLHDDVHHVLVVGPDDYVAACGDGCYRTHDAGRSWTRLDTDVDQRYFRETIVADGRLYAAAASGAPPNWEGSRGADAALFESTDGGDSFGNVPYPGAPTEVVLAWTVRDGRVLAGTNEGRLLAREVDGWTTLGTISTRIRSLATLD is encoded by the coding sequence ATGGCGCTGCTCATCGGTACCGACGACGGCGTCGTTCGATCCGCAGCGGGAACGCTCGACGAAACCGAACGAGTGCTCGGTGCGGACGATGCGCTCCGTGTTCGAATCTTCGACGGCATCGCCTTCGCCGCGACGAGAAGCGGGCTCTACCGATCGACCGACGGCGACTCGTGGACGGATCTCGGCGTGCCGCGCGAGGAGGTGTTCTCGGTCGTCACGAGCCCCGACAGTGAACGCCTCTACGCCGGGACGCATCCCGCCCATCTGTACGTCTCGACGGACGACGGGGCGACGTGGCGCGAACTCGATGGGTTTCTGGAGTTGCCCAGTCGCGACGAGTGGCACACGCCGCGCCATCGCAACGAAGCCCACCTTCGCAGCCTCGGCGTCCATCCCGATGCGCCCGATCGGCTGGTCGCCGGCGTCGAGGTCGGTGGCGTCCACGTGAGCGAGGACCGCGGCGAGACGTGGACCGAGCGACGCGACGGCCTCCACGACGACGTTCACCACGTGCTCGTCGTCGGACCCGACGATTACGTCGCCGCCTGCGGCGACGGCTGCTATCGCACTCACGACGCCGGCCGATCGTGGACGAGACTCGATACGGATGTCGATCAGCGCTACTTCCGCGAGACGATCGTGGCGGACGGACGGCTGTATGCCGCCGCGGCGAGCGGGGCACCGCCGAACTGGGAGGGGTCGCGCGGTGCCGACGCGGCGCTGTTCGAGTCGACCGACGGGGGTGATTCGTTCGGCAACGTCCCGTATCCGGGCGCACCGACCGAGGTCGTCCTCGCGTGGACGGTCCGCGACGGGCGCGTACTCGCCGGTACCAACGAGGGACGACTGCTCGCCCGCGAAGTCGATGGCTGGACGACGCTCGGCACCATCTCGACGAGGATTCGCTCGCTCGCGACCCTCGACTGA
- the moaA gene encoding GTP 3',8-cyclase MoaA gives MLVDGFGREVSGVRISLTDRCNFDCVYCHNEGLGDTRGPMEPADDEMGTDDVVRFLEVVREFGVEKVKFTGGEPMLRQDLAEIIRRTPDGMETSLTTNGTFLPGRAEELRAAGLDRVNVSQDALDREAFAEITESGAYDKVLEGVEAALDAGLDPVKLNMVVFEGTAEFIPEMVEHVGGSSGLRLQLIEYMPEIAGHPELAIDIARVHEWLSERADRIEHREMHDRRRYWVDGGMVEIVDPVENETFCANCHRVRVTHEGYLKGCLNRNDDLRPMGAMSKDEIRTAFREVVDNRVPYYGEYMIRDGDGGWEVNEEYVGA, from the coding sequence ATGCTCGTCGACGGGTTCGGCCGCGAGGTCTCGGGGGTGCGGATCTCGCTGACCGACCGCTGCAACTTCGATTGCGTCTACTGTCACAACGAGGGGCTCGGCGACACGCGCGGCCCGATGGAGCCGGCCGACGACGAGATGGGGACCGACGACGTGGTGCGATTCCTCGAAGTCGTCCGTGAGTTCGGCGTCGAGAAGGTGAAGTTCACCGGCGGCGAGCCGATGCTCCGCCAGGATCTGGCGGAGATCATCCGGCGCACGCCGGACGGAATGGAAACCTCGCTCACCACTAACGGCACCTTCCTGCCAGGTCGTGCCGAGGAGCTCCGCGCAGCGGGGCTCGATAGGGTGAACGTGTCACAGGACGCCCTCGATCGGGAAGCGTTCGCCGAGATCACCGAATCCGGCGCATACGATAAGGTGCTCGAAGGTGTCGAGGCGGCACTCGATGCCGGGCTCGATCCGGTGAAGCTCAATATGGTCGTCTTCGAGGGAACAGCAGAGTTCATCCCGGAGATGGTCGAGCACGTCGGGGGCAGTTCGGGGCTCAGGCTCCAGCTCATCGAGTACATGCCCGAGATCGCCGGCCATCCCGAGTTGGCGATCGATATCGCGCGTGTCCACGAGTGGCTTTCCGAGCGCGCTGACCGGATCGAACACCGCGAGATGCACGATCGGCGGCGCTACTGGGTCGATGGCGGGATGGTCGAGATCGTCGATCCCGTCGAGAACGAGACGTTCTGTGCGAACTGTCACCGGGTCAGAGTCACTCACGAGGGCTATCTCAAGGGTTGTCTGAATCGCAACGACGATCTCCGCCCGATGGGCGCGATGAGCAAGGACGAGATCCGCACGGCCTTCCGCGAGGTCGTCGACAACAGAGTGCCCTACTACGGCGAGTACATGATCCGCGACGGCGACGGTGGCTGGGAAGTCAACGAGGAGTACGTCGGCGCGTAG
- the mobA gene encoding molybdenum cofactor guanylyltransferase, with the protein MDSQDTSARRGALVLAGGHSTRFGERDKVLAELAGVPLVRRVAERLAALDEIVVSCRADQTAAIERALSGMEFRYVEDPDPDGGPLVGVRAGLRALGTDYAAVVAADMPFVDPELVAFLFARAAGHDAAVPRYDGWLQPTQAVYRTNAMADACAVAFSCGERELRAALDALDHVVVTAEEIQKHADSRTFTNLNTRREFAAAERALETDDCS; encoded by the coding sequence ATCGACTCTCAGGATACGTCGGCGCGGCGCGGCGCGCTCGTCCTCGCCGGCGGTCACTCGACACGCTTCGGTGAGCGCGACAAAGTCCTCGCGGAGCTCGCTGGCGTACCGCTGGTTCGACGGGTCGCCGAGCGACTCGCGGCCCTTGACGAGATCGTCGTCAGCTGTCGGGCCGACCAGACGGCGGCCATCGAGCGCGCGCTCTCGGGGATGGAGTTCCGCTATGTCGAGGACCCAGACCCCGACGGCGGGCCGCTCGTCGGCGTCCGAGCCGGACTGCGCGCGCTCGGTACCGACTACGCAGCCGTCGTGGCGGCCGACATGCCGTTCGTCGATCCCGAACTCGTCGCCTTCCTGTTCGCGCGCGCGGCTGGCCACGACGCGGCCGTGCCACGATACGATGGGTGGCTCCAGCCGACGCAGGCGGTCTACCGCACTAACGCGATGGCCGACGCCTGCGCGGTGGCGTTCTCGTGTGGCGAGCGTGAACTCCGCGCAGCGCTCGACGCGCTCGATCACGTCGTCGTGACAGCAGAGGAGATCCAGAAACACGCCGACTCGCGAACGTTCACGAACCTCAATACGCGCAGGGAGTTCGCCGCCGCCGAGCGCGCGCTCGAAACGGACGACTGCTCGTGA